The DNA sequence CAGATGTGCGACAGCTCGACATCCGGATGGTTGTGGAAGTTCCGGATGAGGTTGGGGCCCCAGTAGCCGCAGCCAATGGCTGCCATCTTCAGCATGACCAGCTCCTTTGGTGTCGTCGTCTCCAGTCCGGGCGATCTGACATGGGAAGGCCGGCCGGTGCTGGTGCACGAGCCGGCCCAGGGGATGCATCGTTCGGCGGCGGCGGAACTTTAGCCGGATTCCGCCGGGTCAGTAGCCGCCGGTGCCCCGCAGGACCACCGGCACAGTCTTGAACATGATGCGCAGGTCCTGCCCCAGAGACCAGGAATTGATGTAGTGGATGTCCAGGCGGACCATCTCTTCGAAGGGGACGTTGCTGCGCCCGCTCACCTGCCACAGGCCGGTCAGGCCCGGGGTGATGCGCAGCCGCTCGTGGTGCCAGGGCTGGTAGTGGTCCAGCTCGTAGGCGATCGGCGGCCGCGGCCCGACCAGCGACATCTCCCCGCGCAGGATGTTGAACAGCTGCGGCAGCTCGTCCAGCGAGGTCCGGCGCAGCCAGCGGCCGATCCCGGTCACGCGCGGGTCCTCGGTCAGCTTGTAGACCTTGTCGTTCGCGGAA is a window from the bacterium genome containing:
- a CDS encoding sugar transferase, whose protein sequence is MAYSAVVEDVLPAAPTLYLVADTSRLNGWGGTAKRTLDIILAGGAVLLLSPLLLVLAFLVKRSSPGPVFFVQERIGKNSQPFPFYKFRTMVHKSDDAIHRQFAAMFINGGSQHSANDKVYKLTEDPRVTGIGRWLRRTSLDELPQLFNILRGEMSLVGPRPPIAYELDHYQPWHHERLRITPGLTGLWQVSGRSNVPFEEMVRLDIHYINSWSLGQDLRIMFKTVPVVLRGTGGY